CCTCCTCGCTCCAGCGCTCATAGTCGGAGGACATGAACGGATTGTTGAAAACCATCGCAAAGAGGGCGACGGCCGTCGCGGCGATCAGGATCGTGATGATTGTCTTTCTTCTCATAGGGGCCTCCGTGATCACGAAAATCGATTCATTTCACGATATGTAAGCCGTATCATATGGGTTATTATAGCATAGTTCGGGAGCCCTTGTCCACAGCGAACGGGACCAATCGAAAAAAAAAGGTGTGTTATACAACACACCTTCTTCGGTCATCAGTTGCTGAAGTCGTCCTCGGTGAAGCCGTAGTACATCGTCAGGCTTTCCTGCAGACTCTCGAACTGGGACGCCCAGCGCTCGTTCACGAGCTGGTTCCACGTCGGCAGAAGCGACAGGATCGTGCTTTCGAAGGCCGCATCGTCGCGGGACACGCCGCCGTTGATGTCCGGGTTGTAGTAGTTCAGCCACTCGTTCAGGATGAACAGCGTCTGTCCGCCGGAGGAATACTGCCACGGGAAGGACTTGTCGGAAACCTCCCAGTGCTGGCTCGCGTTGTAGATCCGCACCACTTCCTGGAAGCCCGGCATGAGATAGTCGCCGTCGTTGTTCACGGCGTTGAAGCGCTGATGCTTCGCCGGCTTGTACCAGTAGTCCATCTGGAAGTCGAACATCTCGCCGGTGACGGCCGGGAAGGAGTCGTTCAGCGCGGAGCTGTAATAGACTTCGCCGCTCTCGGTGTCGGTCGTCGAATACATCTGTTCGGAACGCTCGTAGAAGGAACGGTTGTCGGCGCACCAGAAGATCGCGAACGTGTAGGCGATCTGGATCTTGAGCTCCTCTTCCGCCGAGCAGGCGAGGTCGCCGTCGTCGATGCAGTAGTTGTAGACCGCCATCGGGTCGAGGACGACGCCGATGGTGTTGTCGTTGTAGTCGGTGGCGGGACGCGGATAGATGTCCCAGTCGTCCATGATGCACGGCGCGGATCCGTCCGGATCGGCGCAGTCGCCCATCATCCACGGTTCGTACTCGAGCGTCAGGAGATAGCCTTCGCGGAAGAAGTTGTAGTCCCAGCCGAGCGTCGTGTTGAGCTGATGGAGCGGTCCGGAGGCGGCGGCGAGTTCCGCGCCGAGGGTTTCCGTCTCGATGTCGTAGAGGCCCCAGAAGGAGCTTCCGGCCCAGTCGTGGAGGTAATGGATCATGCCGCGCACTTCGGTCGAGTTGAGGTCGATGAAGGAATCGCCGCCGTCATAGTTGTGAAGCTGTTCGGTGATCGTGTTCGTGCCGCTTTCGATCAGGCGGAGCGGGACGTCCATCGCGCCGAAGTACAGGTTGTCGGTCTCCGTCGAATAGTTCGAGACGAATTCGGTGTATTCGTCGATGTCCCAATCCGGACCCGGCATGACGATGCCCTGTTCGTCGGCGAGCGTCTTGTTCACGTACATGCCCCACGGCAGGATGTACTGCGGCAGGCCGGCCTGGAAGCCGTAATAGTTCATCATCTTCATGATGCTCGGGTTCAGCATCTGGTAGAGCGGGTCGTCCTCGAACCGGGAAAGGTCGGCGACGAGGCCCTTCTCGACGTCGTCGGAAAGGAAGCGGGACGCCCAGACCGCCGGGAACCGGCCGTTGTCGTCGCGGTAGGTCTCGAGGACCTGCGACCAGCCGTCGGGTCCGCCGGAGCGGAAGTAGCCGTTGATCGTGACGTTCGGATAGATCGCGTTGAAGGCCTTGGCGACGGCGTATGCGGCCGCATCGTTCTGCGCCGGCAGGTCGTCGGCGGTCAGGTCCTGATGTCCGAGGTCATAGTAGGTCGCGCCGGAACCGCTCCACAGCACGATGTCGACGATGCCTTCGACGTTGGGGTCGAGGCCCGTGTCCGAAACGATGCTGGTCACGTCGATGGTCGTCGTGTTGGATCCCCCGGTCGTCGTCAGATCCGTGTTGTCGCAAGCGATGAGGACCGTGGCGAACGCGGCCAGAAGAAACAAGCCGATAAACTTCTTCATATTTCCTCCTTGTTGAAGTTGGTTTTTCTTACCGTACAGGATTATTATATCATTCGAAAAAAACGTTTTCAATAGCATTATGTAATTGGTTACATAAATTTTTACGACATTCGGAAAGGGGATGGCACCGGCGTCAGCGGCCGAGCGAGGCGAGAATCTTCTCGTATTCCCCGTCGTCCATGCCGTTTTCCTTCATGATCCTCCGGATCACGCGGCCCAGCGGATCCTCGAATTCCCACCAGTCGAGCTTCCGCGTGGCGGCCATGAACCGCTCCAGGCGAGGTCCTCCCGACGGATGGTCGAGCCATGCCCGGACGGGATGTTCGACGGTGAGGGGGTCGCCGAAGACGTCCCCCGAATCGAAGCGGACGGTCGTCCGGAGACGGATGTCCTCCACGGACGCCCCGATCAGGATCTCGTAGTCGCCCGAGGCGACGACGAAGCCGGCGGTCTCTTCCCAGTGCGCGAAATCGCGATCGGAGAACGTGAGCGCCACCCGTTTCGTCTCGCCCGGTTCGAGCGCGACCTTGGCGAAGCCGCGGAGCGTCCTGTCGGGTCGCACCACCGCCGAGCGGAGGGGACGGACGTATGCCTGGACGGTCTCCTTCCCGGCGCGGCCGCCGACGTTCGCGACGCTGAGGGAGACCTCGAGGACGTCGCCGTTTCGCATCGTCGAGCGCGACGCCCGAAGATCGGAATAGGCGAACGCGGTGTAGGACAGTCCGAAGCCGAAGGGGTAACGGACGGGAATCCGGAAGGTGTCGTAGAAGCGGTAGCCGGTGAAGAGACCCTCGCGATAGGGCGCGTGGTCCCCCCTGCCCGGAAACCAGGGATACGTCGGGGTGTTCTCGACGCGGATCGGGAAGGTCTCGGACAGCCTGCCGGAAGGATTGACGGCGCCGAACAGAATCTCGGCGATCGGCACGCCCGCGGCGGAACCGCCGAACCACGACTGGATCAGCGCGCCGACCATGTCGTCGAACGGCGCGGTCTCGACGGCCGAGCCCGATGCGTTCACGACGACGACGCGGGGCTGGACCGTCGCGACGGCGGCGACGAAGGCGACCTGCTCGTCGGGCAGACGCATGTCGGCGCGGTCGTGGCCTTCGCTCTCGATCGCCGGCGTCGTCCCCGTGAAGATCACGACGGCCGCGGCCTTGCGGGCCGCCGCCAGGATCTCCGTGGTCGCCTCGTACCCGTCGAAGAACGTCGTTTCGGCGTATGCGGAGATCGCCTCGAGGGGATTCTCCATCTTCCACGGCTTCAGTTCCGAACTGCCGCCGCCGTTCATCCGCGGTTCCTTCGCGTAGGATCCGAGGACAAGGACGTCCGCGGCCGGATCGAGCGGCAGGATCCCGCCTTCGTTCCGGAGAAGGACGATGCCCTCGCGGGCGGCTTCACGCGCGACCTCGTGGCCGTGCGCGAAGTCCGCCGGCTTCCCGTGGTTCGGGTTCGCCAGCAGGCGGTCATAGACCGCGAGGATCCGTTTCACGGCGGCATCGATCCGATCCATCGGGTACTTGCCGTCGACGACGTCGCGGATGAACGCGTCCTTCCATTCGGACTCCGGCATCTCGACGTCGAGGCCGGCGAGGACCGAGGCGCGCTTGTCCTGCACCCCGCCCCAGTCGGAGATGACGATGCCGCGGTAGCCCCACTCGCGCCGCAGGACGTCCTCGAGGAGGCGGCGGTTCTGGGCCGCATAGCAGCCGTCGATCTTGTTGTACGAGGCCATGATCGTGGTCGGGTCGGCCTCGTGGACGATCGTTTCGAAGGGTGCGGCGTAGAGTTCGCGGAAGGTGCGTTCGTCGACGTCGGAGGAGACGAATCGGCGCATCGTCTCCTGTTCGTTCAGGACGAAATGCTTGACCGAGGTGCCGACCCCGGTCGACTGGACGCCGCGCACGAAGGCCGCGCCGATCTTGCCGGAGAGGAAGGGATCCTCGCTGTAGTATTCGAAGTTGCGGCCGCCCAGGGGGCTCCGCTTGCCGTCGACGCCGGGGCCGAGGATGACGTCGACCCGATAGTGGTTGCATTCCGCGCCGATCACCGCACCGACCCGTTCGATCAGGTCGGCGTTCCAGGTCGAGGACAGAAGCGAAGCCGAGGGGAAGGCCGTCGCCGGCATCCGCGTCACGGGATGGCCGTCGCGTTCGCCGGGATCCTTGTAGGCGCGCAGGCCGTGCGGACCGTCGCCCACCATGAAGTCGCGGATGCCCAGGCGCGGAACGCCGTTCAGCCACCAGTTCTTCTTGCCGGTGAGGAGGGTCGCCTTCTCGGCGGGCGTGAGTTGTTCGAAGATCCGCTCGAGGTCCATGTCAATCCTCCTTGTAGTCGAGTCCGTATCCGAACGGATACAGCACTTTCGACGCGTCGTAAACGGTCGCGTTGACGTTCATGCCGAATCCCGCGGAATAGCGCGGCCACGTGACCGACAGTCTGCCGGTGAAGTCGTAGTCGCCGTAGAGCACGTCGGCGATGCCGTGACCGCCTTCCGATCCCGGCAGCCAGCAGGCGACGAGCGCGTCGAAGATCGACAGCTGGCTCGTGACGAGCAGCGGCCGTCCCGACAGGATGAGTCCGATGATCGTCTTGCCCTCCGATTTCGCGATCAGGAGCTGCTGCAGGAGGTCGGCGTTCCCGGGATGCGCGGTCGATCCCGTCAGGCTCGGGCTCGTCGCGTCCCCGTTGAATTCGGCGTAGGGCAGTTCCGACAGGACCGCGACGATGACGTCGGCGTCTTCCGCGTCGGTATAGGCGGTTCCGGTGCCGGCGGCGATCCGTTCGCGGATGCCCGCCAGGATCGTGACGCCGCGCGTCAGACGACGGGCGTCGTCTCCCTGCCAGGAGATCGTCCATCCGCCGCACTGCAGGCCGATGTTGTCCGCGCCTTCGCCGAGGACGGCGACGTCGACGTCGTCGCGAAGCGGCAGGGCGCCGTTGTCGTTCTTGAGCAGGACGAGCGATTTGCGGACCGCCTCGCGGGCGACGCCGCGGTTCTCGTCGGTGTAGAAGTTCGCGCCGGCGCCGAGACGGTAGTAGTCGCCGGTCGCTTCGTCGTAGAAATCATCGCTGAAGAGTCCCATTTTGTACTTGATCGTCAGGATCCGACGGACGGCGTCGTCGATGCGGGCCATCGCGATGTCGCCCTGCTGGACGGCGAGGACGATGTTCTGGATGCAGGCTTTCCAATCGAACGGTTCCATCAGCATGTCGACGCCGGCGTTGACGGACGCGACGATCTGGTCGTAGTACGATCCGGAGAGCTGGTGGATCGCGTTGTAGTCGGAGATCACGAATCCGGTGAAGCCCATTTCGTCCTTCAGGACGTCGGTGATCCAATACTCGCTCGCGTGCATCTTCGCCCAGTTGATCGAACTGTAGGAGACCATGATCGTGTAGACCCCGGCCTCGATGGCCGCTTCGTAGGGAGCGAGATGGATCGCGCGGACCTGCGCTTCCGTCAGGGTCGCATTTCCCTGGTCGTCGCCGCCGTCGGTACCGCCGTCGGCGAGGAAATGCTTGGCCGAGGAGGCGACGCAGTAACGCTGGAGACCCTCGACGTAGGCGCCGGCGAGGTTCGAAACGACCTCGGAGGACTCGGAAAGGGACTCATAGGACCGGCCCCAGCCGACGTTCTGCACCACCGATACGGCCGGCGCGAAGGTATAGTTGATGCCGGTGACGCGCACCTCGCGGGCGACGATCGTGCCGATCCGGGTCATCAGTTCGGGGTCGTTGGCGGCGCCGAGGCCGATGTTGTGCGGAAAGATCGTCGCGCCGTAGACGTTGTTGTGCCCGTGGACGGCGTCGACGCCGTAGATGATCGGGATTCCCGAGGACGACTGGAGGGCGGCGTTCTGGAAGCCTTCGTACATCAGGTACCATTCGGAGGCCTGGTTGTTCGCGGGGGCGGAGCCGCCGCCGGAGAGGATCGAACCGAGGTTGTAGTCGCGGACGTCGGCGGCCGAGGCGCCGTTCTTCTCCGCCTGAAGCATCTGCCCCGCCTTCTCGGCGAGGGTCATGGAGTCCAGCAGGTTCTCCACGTAGTCGGCGTCGACTGCGAGTTCGTCGCAGTAGGAGCCTTCGTAGGAGACCTCCTGTTCATCGGTCAGAAAGGTCGTCGGAAGCGTGGTCGTTTCCGTCGCCGCGGTGGTCGCGGTGGTCGCGGCGGTTTGCGAAAGGGTGGTTCCGGTCGTCGCCGGAGTGCAGGACAGGACGGCGAGGACGAGGGTCGCCGCCACGGACAGGATCAGGATCTTCTTCATCGGTCTACTCCGTTTCTGGGATGGTCCAACGCACGGTGACGAGGGCGTTCGCCGGCATCGGGACGGTGGTTCGCCTGCCTCGCCAGAGGATCGTCACGCCACGCGCGGCGGCGTCGTTCCAGACGACGAGGGAGATGGTTCCGGCGTCGTCGAGATAGCCGACGGCGAGGACGTTCGAGTTGAAGCTGCGGACCGAGATCCGCGTCGCGCCGACGCGGACGTAGCGCGCGAAATGGGCGGTGACGTAGCCGTCGGCCTCGGTCCGATACGACGCGGGCATGACCGAGACGAGGCCGGTGCAGTTCCCGCAGCCGCCGAGGTGGGTCGCGCCGAGCGGGTCGAGCGCGAGGTTCCAGTAGGTCGTGCCGACGGCGTGACGGGCATACGCGCCGACGTACATCCGCCGGATTGACCATTCCATGTTCTGTTCGAGGTCGGTGTAGGAGGTGCTGGCGGTGCATTCGGTCATGAAGACCTCGACGTCGGGGGCGTTCTCGCGGAGGTTGTCGAGGAAGTCGGCCATGTCGCGGTCGTCGCCGGTATAGCAGTGGACCCCGATCGCGCCGACGTAGGCGGCGGTCTCCGCGCTTTGGAGGACGCGCACGGGGAAGTCGATCAGGTTGCCGGCGTTGTCGACGGGATTGTGATCCCAGATCATGATCCGGACGTCACGGCCGGCCATCTCCAGGGCGGGGCCGAGATGGTCGCGGATGAAGGTCTTGGTCGTCTCCACCGACCACGTCATGCCCGGATAGTCGCCGGGGGCGTAGTAGGGTTCGTTCTGAACGGAAAGGTAGTCGATGTCGATGCCGGCGTCGGCGTAGGCTTCGAGGTAGCGGATCAGATACTGCGCGTAGGCGCCGTAGTGGGCGACGGCGAGGCTTCCGCCGTAGAGGCTCTTGTTCGTCTTCATCCAGGCAGGGGCGCTCCACGGCGCGGCCATGAAGACGATGTCGGGGTTGATCTCAAGGGCATCCTGGAGGATCTCGACGATGATCCGGTCCTTCTCGATCGAGAACTCCGAAAGGTCCGGATCGGCGACGTTTCCGACGGTGTCGTCGTAGGTGTAGTGGCCTGCCGCCGCGGTCGTGAAGTCGGAAGCGCCGATGCAGAGACGGACGAGCTGGACGTGCAGTCCGTCCTCGCCGAAGAGGTACTCGATGATCTCGTCGCGCTGCGGCGACTGGTCGATCACCCAGGCGGCCGCGTAGGTGAGGGCGGCGCCGGTGCCCCGGTAGGGCTCGTACCCGACGAGGTCGTCGACCGAGAGCGTGCCCGACGTCGCGTCGGTCCAGGCGGCGATGCCGGCGAGGTCCTGGAACCGGTTCGCCTTGTTGGTGGCGACGGCCGTCACCGGGATCGCGGAGAAGTCGAGCGTGGTCGAAGGCGGCACGGTCGTGGTCGGCGCCGTCGTCGGCACTTGCGCCGTCGTCGTGCCGCCGCAGGAGATCGTCGCCGCCGCGGCCATCGCCGCGACGAGCAGGATCAGGATGCGCCTCATGGTTCGAGGATTCCGCGCTCGACGAGCGAGCGGAAGTTCCAGCCGCTGTCCCGTTCGGCGATCCGGTAGGACCAGAACACCCAGCCGGACAGCCGGCCGTAGGCGTCCATCTGGCTTCGGGCGAACCGCCGCTCGAACTCCTCGCGCGTGCCGTCGAAGGCGATCCGATGGGCGCCGAGGCTCCATTCGCCGACGATCACCGGAATCGTCCGCTCTATCCGTTCGAGATCGGGAAGAAGGGTCTCGGGGAAATGGAGGAACTCCTCCGCCTTCATCGTGTGGAAGCGGGGGTTGAAGCACTGGTAGAGGTGCGTGTCGAGGGCGACGTTCTTCCATCGGCGGGCGGCGAAGAAGTCCTCCCAGGGGTCGAACCGGAAGCCGTCGTGGAAGACGATCATCGTCTCCGGACGCAGGATCGTGCGAAGCACGGCGTAGGCCCGGTCGTAGAATTCGCCGAGGAACTGAAGCGGGATCGTCCAGTGCGGTTCGTTCAGGACCTGGATCGAATGGAGCGCGGGATGGTCGCGGTAGCGCTTCGCGATCTCGCCGAGGACGGCGACGGTGACGTCGACGTTCTTCGGATCGAGATGCCACGAGAGCACGCCGTCGATCCCGCCGTTGTCGAAGCCGTTCTGCGATCCGGGGGCGGTGTGCAGGTCGAGCATCACCCGCATCCCTTCGGCGGCGATGAAGTCGAGCGCGGCGTCGAGGAAGGCAAGCGGCGAATGGTAAGGATATTCCGCGGGAAAGCGGTCGGGGAAGAGCCACCACGGGATCGGAATCCGGACGAGGTTGATCCCCTGCGCCCTGAGCCAGCGGATGTCGTCTGTCGTGATCCAGGTCCGCCAGTGCTCCGCGAGCGCCGTCGCGGCGTCGGGGTGATGGGTCACGAACGAGGTTTCGCACTGCTTCGGGATCGGGACCGGCGAAGCGTCGAAAAGCGCCGGACTCATCCAGCGCTCGAGCACGAACCAGCCGCCGAGGTTGACGGCGCGGATCTTCTCCATGGGCTACCTCGAGACCAGCACGGTCGTGATCGACCGGGCTGGCGACTGCACGGAACGGCG
This genomic interval from Candidatus Izemoplasmatales bacterium contains the following:
- a CDS encoding glycoside hydrolase family 3 C-terminal domain-containing protein, whose protein sequence is MDLERIFEQLTPAEKATLLTGKKNWWLNGVPRLGIRDFMVGDGPHGLRAYKDPGERDGHPVTRMPATAFPSASLLSSTWNADLIERVGAVIGAECNHYRVDVILGPGVDGKRSPLGGRNFEYYSEDPFLSGKIGAAFVRGVQSTGVGTSVKHFVLNEQETMRRFVSSDVDERTFRELYAAPFETIVHEADPTTIMASYNKIDGCYAAQNRRLLEDVLRREWGYRGIVISDWGGVQDKRASVLAGLDVEMPESEWKDAFIRDVVDGKYPMDRIDAAVKRILAVYDRLLANPNHGKPADFAHGHEVAREAAREGIVLLRNEGGILPLDPAADVLVLGSYAKEPRMNGGGSSELKPWKMENPLEAISAYAETTFFDGYEATTEILAAARKAAAVVIFTGTTPAIESEGHDRADMRLPDEQVAFVAAVATVQPRVVVVNASGSAVETAPFDDMVGALIQSWFGGSAAGVPIAEILFGAVNPSGRLSETFPIRVENTPTYPWFPGRGDHAPYREGLFTGYRFYDTFRIPVRYPFGFGLSYTAFAYSDLRASRSTMRNGDVLEVSLSVANVGGRAGKETVQAYVRPLRSAVVRPDRTLRGFAKVALEPGETKRVALTFSDRDFAHWEETAGFVVASGDYEILIGASVEDIRLRTTVRFDSGDVFGDPLTVEHPVRAWLDHPSGGPRLERFMAATRKLDWWEFEDPLGRVIRRIMKENGMDDGEYEKILASLGR
- a CDS encoding glycoside hydrolase family 3 protein; this encodes MKKILILSVAATLVLAVLSCTPATTGTTLSQTAATTATTAATETTTLPTTFLTDEQEVSYEGSYCDELAVDADYVENLLDSMTLAEKAGQMLQAEKNGASAADVRDYNLGSILSGGGSAPANNQASEWYLMYEGFQNAALQSSSGIPIIYGVDAVHGHNNVYGATIFPHNIGLGAANDPELMTRIGTIVAREVRVTGINYTFAPAVSVVQNVGWGRSYESLSESSEVVSNLAGAYVEGLQRYCVASSAKHFLADGGTDGGDDQGNATLTEAQVRAIHLAPYEAAIEAGVYTIMVSYSSINWAKMHASEYWITDVLKDEMGFTGFVISDYNAIHQLSGSYYDQIVASVNAGVDMLMEPFDWKACIQNIVLAVQQGDIAMARIDDAVRRILTIKYKMGLFSDDFYDEATGDYYRLGAGANFYTDENRGVAREAVRKSLVLLKNDNGALPLRDDVDVAVLGEGADNIGLQCGGWTISWQGDDARRLTRGVTILAGIRERIAAGTGTAYTDAEDADVIVAVLSELPYAEFNGDATSPSLTGSTAHPGNADLLQQLLIAKSEGKTIIGLILSGRPLLVTSQLSIFDALVACWLPGSEGGHGIADVLYGDYDFTGRLSVTWPRYSAGFGMNVNATVYDASKVLYPFGYGLDYKED
- a CDS encoding glycoside hydrolase family 30 beta sandwich domain-containing protein; translation: MRRILILLVAAMAAAATISCGGTTTAQVPTTAPTTTVPPSTTLDFSAIPVTAVATNKANRFQDLAGIAAWTDATSGTLSVDDLVGYEPYRGTGAALTYAAAWVIDQSPQRDEIIEYLFGEDGLHVQLVRLCIGASDFTTAAAGHYTYDDTVGNVADPDLSEFSIEKDRIIVEILQDALEINPDIVFMAAPWSAPAWMKTNKSLYGGSLAVAHYGAYAQYLIRYLEAYADAGIDIDYLSVQNEPYYAPGDYPGMTWSVETTKTFIRDHLGPALEMAGRDVRIMIWDHNPVDNAGNLIDFPVRVLQSAETAAYVGAIGVHCYTGDDRDMADFLDNLRENAPDVEVFMTECTASTSYTDLEQNMEWSIRRMYVGAYARHAVGTTYWNLALDPLGATHLGGCGNCTGLVSVMPASYRTEADGYVTAHFARYVRVGATRISVRSFNSNVLAVGYLDDAGTISLVVWNDAAARGVTILWRGRRTTVPMPANALVTVRWTIPETE
- a CDS encoding cellulase family glycosylhydrolase is translated as MEKIRAVNLGGWFVLERWMSPALFDASPVPIPKQCETSFVTHHPDAATALAEHWRTWITTDDIRWLRAQGINLVRIPIPWWLFPDRFPAEYPYHSPLAFLDAALDFIAAEGMRVMLDLHTAPGSQNGFDNGGIDGVLSWHLDPKNVDVTVAVLGEIAKRYRDHPALHSIQVLNEPHWTIPLQFLGEFYDRAYAVLRTILRPETMIVFHDGFRFDPWEDFFAARRWKNVALDTHLYQCFNPRFHTMKAEEFLHFPETLLPDLERIERTIPVIVGEWSLGAHRIAFDGTREEFERRFARSQMDAYGRLSGWVFWSYRIAERDSGWNFRSLVERGILEP